The Syntrophales bacterium DNA window CTTCGCCTTTTTCCGCAATTGTCTTAACCCACGGCTGCCTGGGCAGATGAGTAGCCTCAACAATTTGTTCAGCGTTTGTATTCTTGAAAAATGATACTACGTTTTGCAGAAGACGCAATTCACGCTTGGTGAATATGGACTCATCGAATCTAAAATCTTCCTCAGGGACTATCTTTTGAAAGTTCTCAATAACTTCCACTTTAATGGCTCTCTCCATGTCCGGCTTGGGGTCATTAGATAATTCCCTGAAAAGATCAGCCGGGACCGGCCCCTGTTTCCATGCATAGTAGTTCAGGCCGGTTACAGAACTGCCCGTTTCCCGGAAGTGAAAGAAGTCGAGGTGGTACATGAGCTTCATGAGCTTGGTCTTCCCGCACTTTTTTGTGTTGGACGCAAAGTAAAATATTGTGTTGATCATCTTCACTCTATTGATTCTCAGTATAATACTATTATCCGCACTCAGTTCCTCGGATATTTCCCTTTTTCTTTTTGTCGTAAGCCAACTCGCTTCTCCAATCACTTTTCCGTATATATCGCGGAAAAAATCTGGACGTTCTTTTTCCAGTGCGGCGAGAACTTCAATTAACTTTCTTGCTATATCCTCATTCTGGAACTGTTTTATTGTGGGATCTTCAGGTTTCCTTCCAAAAAACAACTCGTCAGCGGAAATATTGTGTTCCTTGCACACCTGCAGGAGGTTTCTGTATGGGACACTGTTCTGAATTTTTCGCCGAGTCAGATCAGAAGAGGAGAGAGCCATTATCTTAGCAACATCTCGTTCAAATTCAACCCCACATTTGTTTTTTAAATAATCAATTATTTCCGCTACTTTTTTCATTTTTAGTTCACCTGGTGGTACTTGCCTTTACTGAGCATATCTTTTTTACTTGACATAATTTAAAAACTATGATAGAGGACCTGGTAGATTATATGTTACATATAACAAATAAAGTTTAAATGTCAAGTAATTTTAAGAAATTTTAAAATGGTGGGATCACACTGGAAAAGAGGAAGTTCGTTTAACTGTTATATAGATACTGTTGCCTTCGGTGACTACTTCCAAATAACAGTTGGTATAGTTATTACTCGACCGACTCCAACAATACTTGTACCTCTTCTACATTACAGCTAAAAACACGATTTACGTGGCACTGTGGAGTTAGATTTAATAGCAAATACCTTCGTAACGCCTTTCAGATTTACCCAGATTCCCACACGTATATAAAAATCCCATCAAAGAAAATTGAGATATTTCCCATGAAACCTGATTTCACCTGATTTCACCTGATTTCAAGGAGAGGCAAATTGTATGGCCGATAAAAAGGACCGAGACATAGCACAGGGCGAATTGAGTAGAGCGTGTGTGGACATAAGCAAGATTAATTTCTCTGGTAATATTATCCCAAAGAATTGGTTCAAGTCAATCAAATTCCCTTCTGGCAAGGCAGATCTACTGGCAATTAATATTCTTGCGGAGGTTGTCTACTGGTACAGGCTGGTAGAGGTTTGCGATGAAGCAACGGGGAAGGTGATTGGATACAAACGAAGGTTTAAAGCGGACAAGCTCCAGAGAAGTTATCAGAGCTTCGCCGATATGTTCGGTGTTTCAAAGCGGCAAATAAAGGTGGCTATTGATCGTTTGAAGGCCCAAGAATCTCTGAAGACGGAATTCCGAACGGTTCACAGTGGCAACGCTATAAT harbors:
- a CDS encoding Panacea domain-containing protein, translating into MKKVAEIIDYLKNKCGVEFERDVAKIMALSSSDLTRRKIQNSVPYRNLLQVCKEHNISADELFFGRKPEDPTIKQFQNEDIARKLIEVLAALEKERPDFFRDIYGKVIGEASWLTTKRKREISEELSADNSIILRINRVKMINTIFYFASNTKKCGKTKLMKLMYHLDFFHFRETGSSVTGLNYYAWKQGPVPADLFRELSNDPKPDMERAIKVEVIENFQKIVPEEDFRFDESIFTKRELRLLQNVVSFFKNTNAEQIVEATHLPRQPWVKTIAEKGEGKMIKYMLAVDGRHGLTRREILERQEELREMYKALGLSWKDVPHESDDIPLPPESIL